One Cucurbita pepo subsp. pepo cultivar mu-cu-16 chromosome LG07, ASM280686v2, whole genome shotgun sequence genomic region harbors:
- the LOC111798654 gene encoding uncharacterized protein LOC111798654 isoform X2, translating into MEVEKKRSKGGFLNLFDWNGKSRKRLFSSSNELAGLKQGKENVDNLSKSQLFQLEAREDGASSSYKLNGDWDFSLTKTSDEKCGGRVPSVVARLMGLDSLPSNVPEPCSTSFLESRLVGASHHDNSDGGWNCHSMDYIDMPNKLERFSGNLLDLRAQKVPKLPIERFQSEVLPPKSAKSIPITHHKLLSPIKSPGFTPTMSTGYLMEAATKIIEASPRKPVKSKMTSITNSSVPLRIRDLKEKVETTRKSSGIERSTENYIGKNRKGKASERNYSGSEHLALRTESTVADRSNSNGLKDKGRPVSLAVQARANHQSKGDSTSCSDRAGAMDRKEHNDVKSSQVFNSQPSMQKTMQKRTMKRNNNVLAQNNQKQNSLPNKEKLPSKPQVLNQPVKRTQSANCHIGSSKTVNKILINCEVESKITRTRETDAKKDFGSSKRNAASRKKKSVSQDVSSEGSSVSNSLIHNGERSVKYNIAVDGSMNGDENRKLGMDVVSFTFTSPLKKSSSEPHSDEAVKINHSLVFDSYSENDYLKNLSSFSPNLNAINGDALSVLLEQKLQELTCRVESSQSYMARDDIFSCSGSNSHYATSECATKENCIGCRYSDSPHDCGHLSTDSNELIVDKWQQGVKEMKEPDDSNNTEIVTMSGSSVDDEFSPDDGNSIHASRLGNAMNLDPTNLYPIMLGETPVLNSASTIDEQDKYRTRSPTTTSPINTHKSDDWELQYVREVVSKAELAFENFTLGITPMLITPSLYNNLEIEENTKNNDEPEHFKLERKILFDCVNKCLELTAKQIVIGSSKTLVPWRKLFENGSLAEEVWKEIERWKSMEEWMVDELVEKDMSSHNGKWVNMDQEANEEGVEIEKGILNCLVDELVSDFLIIP; encoded by the exons ATGGAGGTTGAGAAGAAACGCTCAAAAGGAGGCTTTCTTAACTTATTTGATTGGAATGGCAAATCTCGGAAAAGGCTGTTCTCAAGCAGTAATGAGTTAGCTG GATTGAagcaaggaaaagaaaatgtcgACAACTTGTCAAAATCACAGCTCTTTCAG TTAGAGGCAAGGGAAGATGGAGCAAGTTCtagttataaattaaatggtGATTGGGATTTTTCTTTGACCAAAACAAGTGATGAAAAATGTGGGGGTCGAGTCCCCAGTGTCGTTGCCAGACTTATGGGGTTAGATTCATTGCCTTCTAACGTACCCGAGCCTTGTTCTACTTCTTTTTTAGAATCCCGCTTGGTTGGGGCTTCTCATCATGATAACAGTGATGGAGGATGGAACTGTCATTCTATGGACTATATTGATATGCCGAACAAACTCGAGAGGTTTTCTGGGAACCTCTTGGACTTGCGGGCGCAAAAAGTACCGAAACTTCCAATTGAGAGATTTCAATCTGAAGTATTGCCTCCCAAGTCTGCTAAATCTATACCTATAACTCATCATAAGTTGTTGTCTCCTATTAAGAGCCCTGGGTTTACTCCAACAATGAGCACAGGTTACTTAATGGAAGCAGCTACCAAGATAATTGAGGCAAGTCCAAGGAAACCTGTGAAGAGTAAAATGACATCTATTACCAACTCTTCAGTGCCCTTGAGAATCCGGgatttgaaagagaaagtgGAAACTACGCGTAAGTCATCTGGAATTGAACGATCAACCGAAAATTACATCGGaaagaatagaaaaggaaaggcTAGTGAAAGGAACTACAGTGGATCCGAACATCTTGCGTTAAGGACCGAGTCTACTGTTGCGGATAGAAGTAATTCCAACGGTTTAAAAGATAAAGGAAGACCAGTTTCTCTTGCAGTTCAAGCAAGGGCCAATCATCAGAGTAAAGGGGACTCGACTTCTTGTAGTGACAGGGCGGGTGCGATGGATCGGAAGGAGCATAATGACGTAAAATCAAGCCAAGTTTTCAATAGCCAGCCCAGCATGCAAAAAACTATGCAGAAGAGAACCATGAAGAGGAATAACAATGTTCTAGCTCAAAACAATCAGAAGCAGAATTCTCtacccaacaaagaaaaattgcCTTCAAAACCCCAAGTTCTTAATCAGCCTGTCAAAAGGACTCAGTCTGCTAATTGTCACATAGGTTCTAGCAAAACTGTAAATAAGATTCTTATCAACTGCGAAGTTGAATCGAAAATCACACGCACACGAGAAACTGATGCCAAAAAAGACTTTGGATCTTCCAAGAGAAATGCAGCCTCAAGGAAGAAAAAATCTGTTAGTCAGGATGTTAGTAGTGAAGGAAGTTCTGTATCTAATTCTTTGATCCACAACGGTGAGAGATCTGTCAAGTATAATATTGCAGTTGATGGTTCGATGAACGGTGATGAAAACCGAAAGCTGGGAATGGACGTTGTTTCTTTTACATTCACATCCCCACTGAAGAAATCTAGTTCTGAACCTCACTCAGATGAGGCTGTAAAAATTAACCACAGCTTGGTCTTTGATTCTTATAGTGAGAATGATTATTTGAAGAATCTATCATCATTTTCACCCAATTTAAACGCCATAAACGGCGATGCTTTGAGTGTTTTGTTGGAGCAAAAGCTTCAGGAATTGACGTGTAGGGTCGAGTCCTCTCAATCTTATATGGCGAGAGACgacattttttcttgttctggATCTAATTCGCATTATGCCACTTCAGAATGTGCCACGAAAGAAAATTGCATAGGCTGCAGATATTCAGATAGTCCCCATGATTGCGGTCACTTGTCAACCGATAGCAACGAACTGATCGTCGACAAGTGGCAGCAG GGAGTGAAAGAAATGAAGGAACCTGATGATAGCAACAACACCGAAATAGTTACCATGAGCGGATCTTCAGTTGACGATGAGTTTTCTCCCGACGATGGAAATAGCATCCATG CCAGCAGGTTGGGTAATGCAATGAACTTAGACCCAACAAATCTCTACCCAATAATGCTTGGGGAGACACCAGTACTCAATTCTGCATCGACCATCGACGAACAAGACAAGTACAGAACACGGTCACCTACAACGACAAGTCCAATAAACACGCATAAATCAGATGACTGGGAACTACAGTACGTGAGGGAAGTCGTAAGCAAAGCCGAGCTAGCATTCGAAAACTTCACATTAGGTATCACTCCAATGCTCATCACTCCCAGTCTCTACAACAATCTGGAGATCgaagaaaacacaaagaacaacGATGAACCAGAACATTTCAAGCTCGAACGCAAGATCCTATTCGACTGCGTGAACAAATGTTTAGAACTAACGGCGAAACAAATAGTAATTGGAAGTTCAAAAACATTGGTTCCATGGCGAAAACTGTTCGAAAATGGTAGCTTAGCAGAGGAGGTATGGAAGGAGATTGAGAGGTGGAAAAGCATGGAAGAATGGATGGTGGATGAACTTGTGGAGAAGGATATGAGTAGCCATAATGGGAAATGGGTCAACATGGATCAAGAAGCTAATGAAGAAGGGGTTGAGATTGAGAAAGGGATATTAAATTGTTTAGTTGATGAATTGGTGAGTGATTTCTTGATTATTCCCTAA
- the LOC111798654 gene encoding uncharacterized protein LOC111798654 isoform X1 gives MEVEKKRSKGGFLNLFDWNGKSRKRLFSSSNELAGLKQGKENVDNLSKSQLFQLEAREDGASSSYKLNGDWDFSLTKTSDEKCGGRVPSVVARLMGLDSLPSNVPEPCSTSFLESRLVGASHHDNSDGGWNCHSMDYIDMPNKLERFSGNLLDLRAQKVPKLPIERFQSEVLPPKSAKSIPITHHKLLSPIKSPGFTPTMSTGYLMEAATKIIEASPRKPVKSKMTSITNSSVPLRIRDLKEKVETTRKSSGIERSTENYIGKNRKGKASERNYSGSEHLALRTESTVADRSNSNGLKDKGRPVSLAVQARANHQSKGDSTSCSDRAGAMDRKEHNDVKSSQVFNSQPSMQKTMQKRTMKRNNNVLAQNNQKQNSLPNKEKLPSKPQVLNQPVKRTQSANCHIGSSKTVNKILINCEVESKITRTRETDAKKDFGSSKRNAASRKKKSVSQDVSSEGSSVSNSLIHNGERSVKYNIAVDGSMNGDENRKLGMDVVSFTFTSPLKKSSSEPHSDEAVKINHSLVFDSYSENDYLKNLSSFSPNLNAINGDALSVLLEQKLQELTCRVESSQSYMARDDIFSCSGSNSHYATSECATKENCIGCRYSDSPHDCGHLSTDSNELIVDKWQQFQGVKEMKEPDDSNNTEIVTMSGSSVDDEFSPDDGNSIHASRLGNAMNLDPTNLYPIMLGETPVLNSASTIDEQDKYRTRSPTTTSPINTHKSDDWELQYVREVVSKAELAFENFTLGITPMLITPSLYNNLEIEENTKNNDEPEHFKLERKILFDCVNKCLELTAKQIVIGSSKTLVPWRKLFENGSLAEEVWKEIERWKSMEEWMVDELVEKDMSSHNGKWVNMDQEANEEGVEIEKGILNCLVDELVSDFLIIP, from the exons ATGGAGGTTGAGAAGAAACGCTCAAAAGGAGGCTTTCTTAACTTATTTGATTGGAATGGCAAATCTCGGAAAAGGCTGTTCTCAAGCAGTAATGAGTTAGCTG GATTGAagcaaggaaaagaaaatgtcgACAACTTGTCAAAATCACAGCTCTTTCAG TTAGAGGCAAGGGAAGATGGAGCAAGTTCtagttataaattaaatggtGATTGGGATTTTTCTTTGACCAAAACAAGTGATGAAAAATGTGGGGGTCGAGTCCCCAGTGTCGTTGCCAGACTTATGGGGTTAGATTCATTGCCTTCTAACGTACCCGAGCCTTGTTCTACTTCTTTTTTAGAATCCCGCTTGGTTGGGGCTTCTCATCATGATAACAGTGATGGAGGATGGAACTGTCATTCTATGGACTATATTGATATGCCGAACAAACTCGAGAGGTTTTCTGGGAACCTCTTGGACTTGCGGGCGCAAAAAGTACCGAAACTTCCAATTGAGAGATTTCAATCTGAAGTATTGCCTCCCAAGTCTGCTAAATCTATACCTATAACTCATCATAAGTTGTTGTCTCCTATTAAGAGCCCTGGGTTTACTCCAACAATGAGCACAGGTTACTTAATGGAAGCAGCTACCAAGATAATTGAGGCAAGTCCAAGGAAACCTGTGAAGAGTAAAATGACATCTATTACCAACTCTTCAGTGCCCTTGAGAATCCGGgatttgaaagagaaagtgGAAACTACGCGTAAGTCATCTGGAATTGAACGATCAACCGAAAATTACATCGGaaagaatagaaaaggaaaggcTAGTGAAAGGAACTACAGTGGATCCGAACATCTTGCGTTAAGGACCGAGTCTACTGTTGCGGATAGAAGTAATTCCAACGGTTTAAAAGATAAAGGAAGACCAGTTTCTCTTGCAGTTCAAGCAAGGGCCAATCATCAGAGTAAAGGGGACTCGACTTCTTGTAGTGACAGGGCGGGTGCGATGGATCGGAAGGAGCATAATGACGTAAAATCAAGCCAAGTTTTCAATAGCCAGCCCAGCATGCAAAAAACTATGCAGAAGAGAACCATGAAGAGGAATAACAATGTTCTAGCTCAAAACAATCAGAAGCAGAATTCTCtacccaacaaagaaaaattgcCTTCAAAACCCCAAGTTCTTAATCAGCCTGTCAAAAGGACTCAGTCTGCTAATTGTCACATAGGTTCTAGCAAAACTGTAAATAAGATTCTTATCAACTGCGAAGTTGAATCGAAAATCACACGCACACGAGAAACTGATGCCAAAAAAGACTTTGGATCTTCCAAGAGAAATGCAGCCTCAAGGAAGAAAAAATCTGTTAGTCAGGATGTTAGTAGTGAAGGAAGTTCTGTATCTAATTCTTTGATCCACAACGGTGAGAGATCTGTCAAGTATAATATTGCAGTTGATGGTTCGATGAACGGTGATGAAAACCGAAAGCTGGGAATGGACGTTGTTTCTTTTACATTCACATCCCCACTGAAGAAATCTAGTTCTGAACCTCACTCAGATGAGGCTGTAAAAATTAACCACAGCTTGGTCTTTGATTCTTATAGTGAGAATGATTATTTGAAGAATCTATCATCATTTTCACCCAATTTAAACGCCATAAACGGCGATGCTTTGAGTGTTTTGTTGGAGCAAAAGCTTCAGGAATTGACGTGTAGGGTCGAGTCCTCTCAATCTTATATGGCGAGAGACgacattttttcttgttctggATCTAATTCGCATTATGCCACTTCAGAATGTGCCACGAAAGAAAATTGCATAGGCTGCAGATATTCAGATAGTCCCCATGATTGCGGTCACTTGTCAACCGATAGCAACGAACTGATCGTCGACAAGTGGCAGCAG TTTCAGGGAGTGAAAGAAATGAAGGAACCTGATGATAGCAACAACACCGAAATAGTTACCATGAGCGGATCTTCAGTTGACGATGAGTTTTCTCCCGACGATGGAAATAGCATCCATG CCAGCAGGTTGGGTAATGCAATGAACTTAGACCCAACAAATCTCTACCCAATAATGCTTGGGGAGACACCAGTACTCAATTCTGCATCGACCATCGACGAACAAGACAAGTACAGAACACGGTCACCTACAACGACAAGTCCAATAAACACGCATAAATCAGATGACTGGGAACTACAGTACGTGAGGGAAGTCGTAAGCAAAGCCGAGCTAGCATTCGAAAACTTCACATTAGGTATCACTCCAATGCTCATCACTCCCAGTCTCTACAACAATCTGGAGATCgaagaaaacacaaagaacaacGATGAACCAGAACATTTCAAGCTCGAACGCAAGATCCTATTCGACTGCGTGAACAAATGTTTAGAACTAACGGCGAAACAAATAGTAATTGGAAGTTCAAAAACATTGGTTCCATGGCGAAAACTGTTCGAAAATGGTAGCTTAGCAGAGGAGGTATGGAAGGAGATTGAGAGGTGGAAAAGCATGGAAGAATGGATGGTGGATGAACTTGTGGAGAAGGATATGAGTAGCCATAATGGGAAATGGGTCAACATGGATCAAGAAGCTAATGAAGAAGGGGTTGAGATTGAGAAAGGGATATTAAATTGTTTAGTTGATGAATTGGTGAGTGATTTCTTGATTATTCCCTAA
- the LOC111798006 gene encoding protein SAR DEFICIENT 1-like isoform X1: MVQKRAFHIYHGDGYGAPNQESKRINILGTAFLEDSMFTILEPLIRKVVREETDCAITKNFLSSSSSISEAETTTAGFSMQLLFDGKLPDQIFTNSPLKAEGGKPLEIHLCYANSKTVVESGPLSSAKVDFSVISGLFSRDEDDWTEEEFNSKILSERDGKRPLLAGSQSIVLKNGVGVIRDLSITDNSSWIPNRKFILGAKISHKNSGEYRVKPARSYPFSVKDCRGERYMKHHPPSVQDEVWRLENIRKDGKFHHQLTRHNIHTVEDFLRLNETNQRKLRSILDPMSDRMWQKVLDHAKTSITGNCTVPRCPNGWDGAIVEDLKQPICVNRFDEQPTFKPPSTYRQAGPISLNQRLHPLPVVIHSQENLQICAPNTNNGEEDGIPSIFQIHNSHADQIFPPILQPDYIVDDCTLLMQTPVYYPPATFGHGNELLPSSSYAAEAGAMPVESSKWKWKSQYSDVVSPCSGSKMSSNFFHCLSVMLYCSPKE, from the exons ATGGTACAGAAGAGGGCTTTTCATATCTACCATGGCGATGGTTATGGAGCTCCAAATCAAGAGTCAAAACGAATCAATATACTTGGGAC GGCTTTTCTGGAGGATAGCATGTTCACTATTCTCGAACCTTTGATTCGGAAAGTG GTAAGAGAAGAAACAGACTGTGCTATTACcaaaaattttctctcttcaag CAGCTCAATTAGCGAAGCTGAAACAACGACAGCAGGATTTAGTATGCAGCTTCTGTTTGATGGCAAACTGCCAGATCAAATATTCACAAACAGTCCACTGAAAGCCGAGGGGGGCAAACCATTAGAAATTCATCTATGCTATGCCAATTCCAAGACTGTAGTGGAATCTGGTCCACTATCATCGGCGAAAGTCGATTTTTCTGTCATCAGTGGGCTATTTTCCAGAGATGAGGATGATTGGACTGAGGAGGAGttcaattctaaaattttaagtgaAAGAGATGGTAAAAGACCTCTTTTAGCGGGATCCCAGAGTATCGTATTGAAAAACGGGGTTGGAGTAATAAGAGATCTAAGCATTACTGATAATTCCAGCTGGATCCCGAACAGGAAATTCATATTGGGAGCTAAAATTTCACATAAAAATTCTGGAGAATATAGAGTTAAACCAGCCAGAAGCTATCCTTTTTCCGTCAAAGACTGCCGTGGAGAGA GGTATATGAAGCATCATCCTCCAAGCGTGCAAGATGAAGTATGGCGTTTGGAGAACATTCGAAAAGATGGTAAATTCCATCACCAGCTTACCAGACACAACATTCACACTGTCGAAGACTTTCTCCGACTGAATGAAACAAATCAACGCAAGTTGCGCTCC ATACTTGACCCAATGTCAGATAGGATGTGGCAAAAAGTTTTGGATCATGCAAAAACTAGCATCACGGGCAATTGCACGGTTCCAAGATGCCCAAATGGATGGGATGGG GCAATAGTTGAAGATCTAAAGCAGCCAATATGTGTGAACAGATTTGATGAGCAACCAACCTTCAAACCTCCATCGACCTACCGGCAAGCTGGTCCTATTTCTCTGAATCAACGATTGCATCCATTGCCCGTCGTCATACATTCACAAG AGAACCTGCAAATTTGTGCTCCAAATACTAACAACGGTGAAGAAGATGGAATACCTTCAATTTTCCAAATACATAACAGTCATGCAGACCAAATCTTTCCTCCAATACTGCAACCTGATTACATTGTAGATGACTGTACTTTACTGATGCAAACTCCAGTTTACTATCCTCCAGCAACATTCGGGCATGGAAACGAGTTGCTTCCTTCTTCGAGTTATGCAGCGGAGGCTGGG GCAATGCCAGTCGAATCTtcgaaatggaaatggaaaagcCAATATTCAGACGTTGTCTCGCCGTGCTCCGGTTCTAAAATGTCAAGTAACTTCTTTCATTGTCTTAGTGTCATGTTATACTGCTCGCCCAAGGAGTAA
- the LOC111798006 gene encoding protein SAR DEFICIENT 1-like isoform X2 — protein sequence MVQKRAFHIYHGDGYGAPNQESKRINILGTAFLEDSMFTILEPLIRKVVREETDCAITKNFLSSSSISEAETTTAGFSMQLLFDGKLPDQIFTNSPLKAEGGKPLEIHLCYANSKTVVESGPLSSAKVDFSVISGLFSRDEDDWTEEEFNSKILSERDGKRPLLAGSQSIVLKNGVGVIRDLSITDNSSWIPNRKFILGAKISHKNSGEYRVKPARSYPFSVKDCRGERYMKHHPPSVQDEVWRLENIRKDGKFHHQLTRHNIHTVEDFLRLNETNQRKLRSILDPMSDRMWQKVLDHAKTSITGNCTVPRCPNGWDGAIVEDLKQPICVNRFDEQPTFKPPSTYRQAGPISLNQRLHPLPVVIHSQENLQICAPNTNNGEEDGIPSIFQIHNSHADQIFPPILQPDYIVDDCTLLMQTPVYYPPATFGHGNELLPSSSYAAEAGAMPVESSKWKWKSQYSDVVSPCSGSKMSSNFFHCLSVMLYCSPKE from the exons ATGGTACAGAAGAGGGCTTTTCATATCTACCATGGCGATGGTTATGGAGCTCCAAATCAAGAGTCAAAACGAATCAATATACTTGGGAC GGCTTTTCTGGAGGATAGCATGTTCACTATTCTCGAACCTTTGATTCGGAAAGTG GTAAGAGAAGAAACAGACTGTGCTATTACcaaaaattttctctcttcaag CTCAATTAGCGAAGCTGAAACAACGACAGCAGGATTTAGTATGCAGCTTCTGTTTGATGGCAAACTGCCAGATCAAATATTCACAAACAGTCCACTGAAAGCCGAGGGGGGCAAACCATTAGAAATTCATCTATGCTATGCCAATTCCAAGACTGTAGTGGAATCTGGTCCACTATCATCGGCGAAAGTCGATTTTTCTGTCATCAGTGGGCTATTTTCCAGAGATGAGGATGATTGGACTGAGGAGGAGttcaattctaaaattttaagtgaAAGAGATGGTAAAAGACCTCTTTTAGCGGGATCCCAGAGTATCGTATTGAAAAACGGGGTTGGAGTAATAAGAGATCTAAGCATTACTGATAATTCCAGCTGGATCCCGAACAGGAAATTCATATTGGGAGCTAAAATTTCACATAAAAATTCTGGAGAATATAGAGTTAAACCAGCCAGAAGCTATCCTTTTTCCGTCAAAGACTGCCGTGGAGAGA GGTATATGAAGCATCATCCTCCAAGCGTGCAAGATGAAGTATGGCGTTTGGAGAACATTCGAAAAGATGGTAAATTCCATCACCAGCTTACCAGACACAACATTCACACTGTCGAAGACTTTCTCCGACTGAATGAAACAAATCAACGCAAGTTGCGCTCC ATACTTGACCCAATGTCAGATAGGATGTGGCAAAAAGTTTTGGATCATGCAAAAACTAGCATCACGGGCAATTGCACGGTTCCAAGATGCCCAAATGGATGGGATGGG GCAATAGTTGAAGATCTAAAGCAGCCAATATGTGTGAACAGATTTGATGAGCAACCAACCTTCAAACCTCCATCGACCTACCGGCAAGCTGGTCCTATTTCTCTGAATCAACGATTGCATCCATTGCCCGTCGTCATACATTCACAAG AGAACCTGCAAATTTGTGCTCCAAATACTAACAACGGTGAAGAAGATGGAATACCTTCAATTTTCCAAATACATAACAGTCATGCAGACCAAATCTTTCCTCCAATACTGCAACCTGATTACATTGTAGATGACTGTACTTTACTGATGCAAACTCCAGTTTACTATCCTCCAGCAACATTCGGGCATGGAAACGAGTTGCTTCCTTCTTCGAGTTATGCAGCGGAGGCTGGG GCAATGCCAGTCGAATCTtcgaaatggaaatggaaaagcCAATATTCAGACGTTGTCTCGCCGTGCTCCGGTTCTAAAATGTCAAGTAACTTCTTTCATTGTCTTAGTGTCATGTTATACTGCTCGCCCAAGGAGTAA
- the LOC111798006 gene encoding protein SAR DEFICIENT 1-like isoform X3: MFTILEPLIRKVVREETDCAITKNFLSSSSSISEAETTTAGFSMQLLFDGKLPDQIFTNSPLKAEGGKPLEIHLCYANSKTVVESGPLSSAKVDFSVISGLFSRDEDDWTEEEFNSKILSERDGKRPLLAGSQSIVLKNGVGVIRDLSITDNSSWIPNRKFILGAKISHKNSGEYRVKPARSYPFSVKDCRGERYMKHHPPSVQDEVWRLENIRKDGKFHHQLTRHNIHTVEDFLRLNETNQRKLRSILDPMSDRMWQKVLDHAKTSITGNCTVPRCPNGWDGAIVEDLKQPICVNRFDEQPTFKPPSTYRQAGPISLNQRLHPLPVVIHSQENLQICAPNTNNGEEDGIPSIFQIHNSHADQIFPPILQPDYIVDDCTLLMQTPVYYPPATFGHGNELLPSSSYAAEAGAMPVESSKWKWKSQYSDVVSPCSGSKMSSNFFHCLSVMLYCSPKE; the protein is encoded by the exons ATGTTCACTATTCTCGAACCTTTGATTCGGAAAGTG GTAAGAGAAGAAACAGACTGTGCTATTACcaaaaattttctctcttcaag CAGCTCAATTAGCGAAGCTGAAACAACGACAGCAGGATTTAGTATGCAGCTTCTGTTTGATGGCAAACTGCCAGATCAAATATTCACAAACAGTCCACTGAAAGCCGAGGGGGGCAAACCATTAGAAATTCATCTATGCTATGCCAATTCCAAGACTGTAGTGGAATCTGGTCCACTATCATCGGCGAAAGTCGATTTTTCTGTCATCAGTGGGCTATTTTCCAGAGATGAGGATGATTGGACTGAGGAGGAGttcaattctaaaattttaagtgaAAGAGATGGTAAAAGACCTCTTTTAGCGGGATCCCAGAGTATCGTATTGAAAAACGGGGTTGGAGTAATAAGAGATCTAAGCATTACTGATAATTCCAGCTGGATCCCGAACAGGAAATTCATATTGGGAGCTAAAATTTCACATAAAAATTCTGGAGAATATAGAGTTAAACCAGCCAGAAGCTATCCTTTTTCCGTCAAAGACTGCCGTGGAGAGA GGTATATGAAGCATCATCCTCCAAGCGTGCAAGATGAAGTATGGCGTTTGGAGAACATTCGAAAAGATGGTAAATTCCATCACCAGCTTACCAGACACAACATTCACACTGTCGAAGACTTTCTCCGACTGAATGAAACAAATCAACGCAAGTTGCGCTCC ATACTTGACCCAATGTCAGATAGGATGTGGCAAAAAGTTTTGGATCATGCAAAAACTAGCATCACGGGCAATTGCACGGTTCCAAGATGCCCAAATGGATGGGATGGG GCAATAGTTGAAGATCTAAAGCAGCCAATATGTGTGAACAGATTTGATGAGCAACCAACCTTCAAACCTCCATCGACCTACCGGCAAGCTGGTCCTATTTCTCTGAATCAACGATTGCATCCATTGCCCGTCGTCATACATTCACAAG AGAACCTGCAAATTTGTGCTCCAAATACTAACAACGGTGAAGAAGATGGAATACCTTCAATTTTCCAAATACATAACAGTCATGCAGACCAAATCTTTCCTCCAATACTGCAACCTGATTACATTGTAGATGACTGTACTTTACTGATGCAAACTCCAGTTTACTATCCTCCAGCAACATTCGGGCATGGAAACGAGTTGCTTCCTTCTTCGAGTTATGCAGCGGAGGCTGGG GCAATGCCAGTCGAATCTtcgaaatggaaatggaaaagcCAATATTCAGACGTTGTCTCGCCGTGCTCCGGTTCTAAAATGTCAAGTAACTTCTTTCATTGTCTTAGTGTCATGTTATACTGCTCGCCCAAGGAGTAA